In Malania oleifera isolate guangnan ecotype guangnan chromosome 8, ASM2987363v1, whole genome shotgun sequence, a single window of DNA contains:
- the LOC131163090 gene encoding uncharacterized protein LOC131163090 isoform X2, translating to MLKRRLPSMALSLNNVLPWRSRPPTFLTTRTLPPSIKSLCGTHNCLFSFCSLAQSSADFTDHNPQESSRNGPLKSGLYLVGTPIGNLEDITLRALRVLRSADIILSEDTRHSGKLLQHYNIRTPILSYHKFNESQREQTVLKRLRQGDVVALISDAGTPGISDPGMELAKLCVDENIPVIPIPGPSALVAALSASGMATYEFTFVGFLPKHARSRRERLEASANEAATQIFFVPPHKLHQFLEETSSIFTDARRCVIAREMTKIHEEFWRGTLGEANKAFSTQQPKGEITLLIEGKENSVIKTPSETQLENELRDLISQGHKLSTAVKLVSGGSSVRRKTVYSLALRKFKKQLEPEDDLD from the exons ATGCTGAAGCGCCGACTTCCCTCGATGGCTCTCTCCTTGAACAATGTTCTTCCATGGCGATCGAGGCCTCCTACCTTCCTCACTACACGAACACTGCCTCCGTCTATCAAATCACTCTGCGGAACTCATAATTGCCTCTTCTCGTTCTGCTCCCTTGCTCAAAGCTCCGCAGATTTCACCGATCATAACCCCCAAGAATCGTCCAGAAAT GGGCCTTTGAAGTCTGGCTTGTATTTGGTAGGAACACCGATTGGAAATCTTGAAGATATCACCTTACG TGCTCTCCGTGTACTAAGATCAGCTGATATAATACTCTCAGAGGACACAAGGCATTCGGGAAAGTTGCTACAGCATTACAATATTAGAACTCCAATT CTGAGTTATCACAAATTCAATGAATCTCAACGTGAACAAACGGTACTGAAGAGACTGCGTCAGGGTGATGTTGTGGCACTGATAAGTGATGCAGGTACACCAGGCATCAGTGATCCTGGTATGGAATTA GCAAAACTATGCGTGGATGAAAATATTCCTGTAATTCCTATCCCTGGACCCTCGGCTCTGGTAGCCGCTCTTTCTGCTTCAGGGATGGCCACCTATGAGTTTACGTTTG TTGGGTTTCTTCCTAAACATGCCAGATCAAGGCGTGAGAGACTGGAGGCTTCTGCAAATGAAGCAGCAACACAGATATTTTTTGTTCCTCCTCACAAGCTTCATCAATTTCTTGAAGAAACTTCTTCAATTTTCACTGATGCAAG GCGATGTGTCATAGCACGAGAGATGACAAAAATTCATGAAGAG TTTTGGCGAGGAACTCTGGGTGAAGCAAACAAAGCATTTTCCACTCAACAGCCAAAGGGAGAAATAACCCTCTTGattgaaggaaaggaaaattctGTCATTAAAACTCCCTCAGAAACTCAACTTGAGAATGAATTGAGAGATCTGATTTCCCAGGGGCATAAACTTTCTACG GCAGTCAAATTGGTATCTGGAGGATCTTCAGTGAGAAGAAAAACGGTTTATTCACTGGCATTGAGGAAATTCAAAAAGCAGCTTGAGCCAGAGGATGATTTGGATTGA
- the LOC131163090 gene encoding uncharacterized protein LOC131163090 isoform X1, which translates to MISLENAFPRSVIGTIPQHRVLLQLSNLIEIQNFRNFFWKRLGDDCGSRTEKVMLKRRLPSMALSLNNVLPWRSRPPTFLTTRTLPPSIKSLCGTHNCLFSFCSLAQSSADFTDHNPQESSRNGPLKSGLYLVGTPIGNLEDITLRALRVLRSADIILSEDTRHSGKLLQHYNIRTPILSYHKFNESQREQTVLKRLRQGDVVALISDAGTPGISDPGMELAKLCVDENIPVIPIPGPSALVAALSASGMATYEFTFVGFLPKHARSRRERLEASANEAATQIFFVPPHKLHQFLEETSSIFTDARRCVIAREMTKIHEEFWRGTLGEANKAFSTQQPKGEITLLIEGKENSVIKTPSETQLENELRDLISQGHKLSTAVKLVSGGSSVRRKTVYSLALRKFKKQLEPEDDLD; encoded by the exons ATGATTTCGCTAGAAAATGCGTTTCCGAGAAGCGTCATAGGCACGATTCCCCAACATCGTGTGCTACTTCAGTTGTCAAACCTAATAGAAATACAAAATTTTCGGAATTTTTTCTGGAAACGCTTGGGTGACGACTGTGGGAGCAGGACAGAGAAGGTCATGCTGAAGCGCCGACTTCCCTCGATGGCTCTCTCCTTGAACAATGTTCTTCCATGGCGATCGAGGCCTCCTACCTTCCTCACTACACGAACACTGCCTCCGTCTATCAAATCACTCTGCGGAACTCATAATTGCCTCTTCTCGTTCTGCTCCCTTGCTCAAAGCTCCGCAGATTTCACCGATCATAACCCCCAAGAATCGTCCAGAAAT GGGCCTTTGAAGTCTGGCTTGTATTTGGTAGGAACACCGATTGGAAATCTTGAAGATATCACCTTACG TGCTCTCCGTGTACTAAGATCAGCTGATATAATACTCTCAGAGGACACAAGGCATTCGGGAAAGTTGCTACAGCATTACAATATTAGAACTCCAATT CTGAGTTATCACAAATTCAATGAATCTCAACGTGAACAAACGGTACTGAAGAGACTGCGTCAGGGTGATGTTGTGGCACTGATAAGTGATGCAGGTACACCAGGCATCAGTGATCCTGGTATGGAATTA GCAAAACTATGCGTGGATGAAAATATTCCTGTAATTCCTATCCCTGGACCCTCGGCTCTGGTAGCCGCTCTTTCTGCTTCAGGGATGGCCACCTATGAGTTTACGTTTG TTGGGTTTCTTCCTAAACATGCCAGATCAAGGCGTGAGAGACTGGAGGCTTCTGCAAATGAAGCAGCAACACAGATATTTTTTGTTCCTCCTCACAAGCTTCATCAATTTCTTGAAGAAACTTCTTCAATTTTCACTGATGCAAG GCGATGTGTCATAGCACGAGAGATGACAAAAATTCATGAAGAG TTTTGGCGAGGAACTCTGGGTGAAGCAAACAAAGCATTTTCCACTCAACAGCCAAAGGGAGAAATAACCCTCTTGattgaaggaaaggaaaattctGTCATTAAAACTCCCTCAGAAACTCAACTTGAGAATGAATTGAGAGATCTGATTTCCCAGGGGCATAAACTTTCTACG GCAGTCAAATTGGTATCTGGAGGATCTTCAGTGAGAAGAAAAACGGTTTATTCACTGGCATTGAGGAAATTCAAAAAGCAGCTTGAGCCAGAGGATGATTTGGATTGA
- the LOC131162844 gene encoding uncharacterized protein LOC131162844 yields the protein MLRACSQQKSYADHRRKNLEFDVGDHVFLKIAPMKGVMRFGRKGKLSPRFIGPFEILDKVGLVAYRLALPPVLSRIHNVFHVAMLRKYVPDPSHVINYDELEISDSLGYEEVPVQILDRKVQELRNRTIPQVKVLWRNHAVEEASWESEEQMKQRYPHLVGHPPNTEPPLQIPSADRPPVVSFSPVHRRRITLGCRCFLSVGKGSLTTGDEEASRLCRSLSLLEQRKRLLCLGEGDSRFCQRRRLGSAAGGRLSRLSFLNLLKTEVSRTPHALLFFLKLRRRQDPAPLPPAVQFYN from the exons atgctcagagcgtgt agccaacagaagagttatgccgaccatcgccgcaagaatttagagtttgatgtaggtgatcatgtatttttgaagatagctccgatgaaaggggttatgcgatttgggaggaagggtaaacttagtcctaggtttatcggtccatttgaaattctagataaagtgggactggtagcctacaggctagctttgccacctgtattgtccaggattcacaacgtatttcatgttgctatgttgaggaaatacgtcccagacccttctcatgtcatcaattatgatgagttggagattagtgattcactgggatatgaggaggtaccagtacagattttggataggaaagtgcaagagctacgtaacaggacgattcctcaagtaaaagtcttgtggaggaatcatgcagtagaagaggcttcttgggagtctgaggagcagatgaagcagaggtatccgcattta GTTGGACATCCCCCCAATACCGAACCTCCGCTGCAGATCCCCAGCGCCGACCGCCCTCCTGTCGTCTCCTTCTCTCCCGTGCACAGGCGAAGGATCACTCTCGGCTGCAGGTGCTTTCTCTCGGTGGGGAAGGGATCTCTCACGACTGGTGATGAAGAAGCCTCACGGCTCTGCAGGAGTCTCTCGCTTCTGGAGCAAAGGAAGCGTCTCCTCTGTTTGGGTGAAGGAGACTCACGGTTCTGCCAAAGAAGACGACTCGGCTCCGCTGCTGGAGGAAGACTCTCGCGGCTCTCCTTTCTGAACCTGCTGAAAACTGAAGTGTCAAGAACCCCTCATGCGCTGCTGTTTTTCTTGAAGCTGCGAAGACGCCAAGATCCAGCGCCTCTGCCCCCTGCTGTTCAATTTTACAACTaa